The following coding sequences lie in one Alphaproteobacteria bacterium genomic window:
- a CDS encoding rhodanese-like domain-containing protein, protein MAEQSYAGDVDARRAWELLSKDPKAVLIDVRTKPEWRYVGHPDLKQIGKNPIFVEWQAYPDLQVNPGFTDEVSGNAIAKEAPIFLLCRSGVRSKAAAIALTKIGYKHCYNIQGGFEGPKDSAGHRGSADGWKASNLPWQQE, encoded by the coding sequence ATGGCAGAGCAATCTTATGCGGGCGATGTCGATGCCAGGCGGGCGTGGGAGCTTCTAAGCAAGGATCCCAAGGCTGTCTTGATCGACGTGCGCACGAAGCCGGAATGGCGGTATGTCGGCCATCCGGACCTGAAGCAGATCGGCAAGAACCCGATCTTCGTCGAATGGCAGGCCTATCCGGACCTGCAGGTGAATCCCGGGTTCACCGATGAGGTGAGCGGCAACGCGATCGCGAAGGAAGCGCCGATCTTCCTCCTTTGCCGCTCTGGCGTGCGTTCGAAGGCGGCGGCGATCGCACTCACCAAGATCGGTTACAAGCACTGCTACAATATCCAGGGCGGGTTTGAAGGCCCCAAGGACAGCGCTGGCCATCGCGGGAGCGCTGACGGTTGGAAAGCCTCGAATCTTCCCTGGCAGCAGGAATAG